Proteins encoded by one window of Dermochelys coriacea isolate rDerCor1 chromosome 13, rDerCor1.pri.v4, whole genome shotgun sequence:
- the MTG2 gene encoding mitochondrial ribosome-associated GTPase 2 isoform X2: MLGSKILSSRAWALLHGLRQWRPVYSPRIQICLLQQHVKSWQRILSTSCAKCAKNQRLKQKRAISEKKLTRYFVDHRRVCVIGGHGGQGINSFYSEPRKEFGGPDGGNGGDGGHVILKADQQIKSLASVLPLYRGFHGERGRSKNCYGANGGYMYIKVGFPNAGKSSLLRAISNAKPAVAPYPFTTLNPHVGIVHYQDYEQVAVADVPGIIRGAHLNRGLGLAFLRHIEHCRFILFVVDLSVSEPWIQLQDLKYELEQYKEGLSKRPHAVIGNKIDLPQSKANLLLLKERMEQSVIPLSALTGDNLEELLLHLRVLYDAYVNTETSRRQNPVKW; encoded by the exons ATGCTGGGATCTAAAATCTTGTCATCAAGAGCATGGGCTTTGTTGCATGGCTTACGGCAATGGAGACCTGTATATTCACCGCGTATACAGATTTGCTTATTGCAGCAGCATGTTAAGAGCTGGCAGAGGATTCTTTCCACAAGCTGTGCAAAGTGTGCAAAAAATCAACGGCTGAAACAAAAAAGAGCAATATCAGAAAAGAAGCTG ACCCGATATTTTGTAGATCATCGAAGAGTGTGTGTGATTGGAGGCCACGGAGGTCAGGGTATTAACTCTTTTTACAGTGAGCCTAGAAAAGAGTTTGGAGGTCCTGATGGTGGAAACGGAGGAGATGGGGGCCATGTTATTTTGAAAG CTGACCAGCAAATCAAATCACTGGCTTCAGTCCTCCCATTGTATCGAGGCTTTCATGGAGAAAGAGGGAGAAGCAAAAACTGTTATGGAGCCAATGGTGGATACATGTATATTAAA GTAGGATTCCCCAATGCTGGGAAGTCATCACTTTTGCGAGCAATCTCCAATGCAAAGCCTGCAGTGGCTCCCTACCCATTCACAACCTTAAATCCACATGTAGGCATTGTTCACTACCAAGACTATGAACAAGTGGCAG TTGCTGATGTTCCTGGTATAATAAGAGGAGCTCATCTAAACAGGGGCCTTGGATTGGCCTTTCTGAGGCACATAGAACACTGTCGCTTTATCTTATTTGTGGTGGATCTGTCTGTGTCTGAGCCATGGATTCAGCTCCAAGACTTAAAATATGAACTGGAGCAGTATAAAGAAGGCTTGTCAAAGAGACCTCATGCTGTCATTGGAAATAAGATTGATCTTCCTCAGTCAAAGGCTAACTTACTACTTCTTAAGGAGCGAATGGAGCAGAGTGTCATCCCGCTATCTGCTTTGACAGGAGATAATCTGGAGGAATTATTGTTGCACCTAAGAGTTTTGTATGATGCCTATGTAAATACTGAAACATCACGTAGACAAAATCCTGTCAAATGGTAG
- the MTG2 gene encoding mitochondrial ribosome-associated GTPase 2 isoform X1, whose product MLGSKILSSRAWALLHGLRQWRPVYSPRIQICLLQQHVKSWQRILSTSCAKCAKNQRLKQKRAISEKKLTRYFVDHRRVCVIGGHGGQGINSFYSEPRKEFGGPDGGNGGDGGHVILKADQQIKSLASVLPLYRGFHGERGRSKNCYGANGGYMYIKVPVGTVVKEDCKIVADLAQHGKEYVAAYGGTGGKGNRFFLSNENRAPMTATLGESGQERVLHLELKTMAHAGLVGFPNAGKSSLLRAISNAKPAVAPYPFTTLNPHVGIVHYQDYEQVAVADVPGIIRGAHLNRGLGLAFLRHIEHCRFILFVVDLSVSEPWIQLQDLKYELEQYKEGLSKRPHAVIGNKIDLPQSKANLLLLKERMEQSVIPLSALTGDNLEELLLHLRVLYDAYVNTETSRRQNPVKW is encoded by the exons ATGCTGGGATCTAAAATCTTGTCATCAAGAGCATGGGCTTTGTTGCATGGCTTACGGCAATGGAGACCTGTATATTCACCGCGTATACAGATTTGCTTATTGCAGCAGCATGTTAAGAGCTGGCAGAGGATTCTTTCCACAAGCTGTGCAAAGTGTGCAAAAAATCAACGGCTGAAACAAAAAAGAGCAATATCAGAAAAGAAGCTG ACCCGATATTTTGTAGATCATCGAAGAGTGTGTGTGATTGGAGGCCACGGAGGTCAGGGTATTAACTCTTTTTACAGTGAGCCTAGAAAAGAGTTTGGAGGTCCTGATGGTGGAAACGGAGGAGATGGGGGCCATGTTATTTTGAAAG CTGACCAGCAAATCAAATCACTGGCTTCAGTCCTCCCATTGTATCGAGGCTTTCATGGAGAAAGAGGGAGAAGCAAAAACTGTTATGGAGCCAATGGTGGATACATGTATATTAAA GTTCCTGTGGGCACTGTAGTTAAGGAGGATTGCAAAATTGTGGCTGATCTTGCTCAGCATGGCAAAGAATATGTTGCTGCTTATGGAGGAACTGGAGGGAAGGGTAACCGGTTCTTTCTGTCCAATGAGAATCGAGCACCAATGACAGCCACTCTAGGAGAATCAGGTCAGGAAAGAGTCCTCCATTTGGAGCTCAAGACTatggcacatgcagggctg GTAGGATTCCCCAATGCTGGGAAGTCATCACTTTTGCGAGCAATCTCCAATGCAAAGCCTGCAGTGGCTCCCTACCCATTCACAACCTTAAATCCACATGTAGGCATTGTTCACTACCAAGACTATGAACAAGTGGCAG TTGCTGATGTTCCTGGTATAATAAGAGGAGCTCATCTAAACAGGGGCCTTGGATTGGCCTTTCTGAGGCACATAGAACACTGTCGCTTTATCTTATTTGTGGTGGATCTGTCTGTGTCTGAGCCATGGATTCAGCTCCAAGACTTAAAATATGAACTGGAGCAGTATAAAGAAGGCTTGTCAAAGAGACCTCATGCTGTCATTGGAAATAAGATTGATCTTCCTCAGTCAAAGGCTAACTTACTACTTCTTAAGGAGCGAATGGAGCAGAGTGTCATCCCGCTATCTGCTTTGACAGGAGATAATCTGGAGGAATTATTGTTGCACCTAAGAGTTTTGTATGATGCCTATGTAAATACTGAAACATCACGTAGACAAAATCCTGTCAAATGGTAG